Part of the Henckelia pumila isolate YLH828 chromosome 2, ASM3356847v2, whole genome shotgun sequence genome is shown below.
TGGATGCACACAAAATGGGAGATGTAAGGAAGCATTGTTGCTGTTTATTGAGATGCGACGACTGAATATAGAGTTCGATCAGGTAACTTTGGTCACAGTGCTTTCAGCATGTGCAGAATTGGGGGATCTGAACTTGGGGAGATGGATACATTCATTAGTTGTCGAGTTTGTAAGTCATAGAAAGCAGCCCGTGCTTGTCTCATTGAACAATGCTCTGATTCATATGTATGCTAGCTGTAGCGACATTGAGGAAGCCTTTCGTGTTTTCAGTGGAATGGAACATAGGACTATTGTTTCTTGGACTAGTATGATCACTGGTTTTGCTCAACAGGGCTATGGTGATGAAGCTCTTAGTGTCTTTAAATGGATGGAAAACATGCAAGATAATGATGTTAGACCTGATGAAATCACATTCTTGGGTGTTTTGTGTGCTTGCAGCCACTCTGGTTATGTTGATGTGGGACGTCAGTACTTTAAAACTATGACCGAGACCTGGAAAATTGAACCAAGCATTCGGCACTTTGGATGCATGGTTGATTTGTTGAGTCGGGCTGGATTACTAGAAGAAGCTTATGAGCTAGTGAAATCTATGCCTATGAAGCCAAATGATGCAGTTTGGGGTGCCCTTCTTGGCGGATGTAGGATTTACAAAAATGTCAAGCTTGCTTCTGATATTTCTGATTGGCTTACCAAGGAACTTGACCCTGATAGAGCTTCTGGATACCTTGTGCTTTTGTCCAATGTGTTTGCAGCTGATGAGAGGTGGCAGGATGTGGTGAGGGTCAGGCAAAAGATGCTCAATATTAAAACAAGGAAGCCCGCTGGTAGAAGTTGGATTCAGATAGAAGGAAGCATTTACGAATTTCTGGTTGGTGACAAGTCTAGCGAGCATGCGTGTTTGATCTATGAAGTTCTTGATGACATCACAAAGGTAGCCAGATTGCAAGGCTACCATACATATTTTGCAGATGCTGTCCCTTGTCATGAATGAATATGATTAGTACAAGTACAAGAGGCGAATAGTGTTTGAAACTAAAGCAAGGAAGCCATCTGCTTGAAGTTGCATTCAGATGATTAATGAGTTTATATCAGTTGGTACCTCAAACCACGTGTTTTTGACTGGGACCAAGCTTGGTGACTGCCGAGCAAGGAAAACAATGCAGTGATGCTTATTATGCATACCTGATACAACTGTTTTTCCTGATCATGAGAACTTGTATCATCAGTTATTTATTGCACAATTTGGTAGCTATGAAGCAAATGATTCCGTGATTATAAGACTCCTGCAAGTGCCATGTGCTATGCTGAAGACTCGAAATCTAGTATGAATTTACATTGAGATGATAATTTTTTGGCTTTTAATTTAATACTAGTAATATGAGTTGTGAGAATCGCAATATGCTTGGTTTTGGTATTTTTCAAGTTCTTCATTTTTCCTCTTTATGAAGATGGAGAAATGAAGAGTCAAGGACTCTGTGCTCATATTTATTCATCAACAGGCTTACTTTTAGAGAAGCCATGTATTATTCTATGCAATGTTCTAAAAAACTCGCTTAAGCGACGCTTAATCTCGCTTAAACTTTAATACGTTTAAGCTCCATTAAGCGACGCTTAATCTCGCTTAAGCTTTAATACGTTTAAGCTCCATTAAGCGACCGCTTTTTAGAACAGaagatttcatttattttttaaaatgaatacatttttataaatatatatatttatagtttagaacttggattatctattaaatcatatatttattgttaatctaacattttatttaatgtttgtcttaaaataattaaaattatagtaaaaattgaAAACGCTTTTTCACGCTTACTATCGTTCTAAGCTCGCTTAAGCTTGAAAAGCCTGAAGCTTGAACTTGATGCTTCGACGCGCTTCacgctttttagaaccttgatTCTATATTTAAACTTGGGTTTTATGTTTTATTCAGCTTTCTggaatttgaaatatttttcgagaTCGAATGTCTTGCCACAGATTTGGGCTTGTCCAGTAAACACGGAGGTTGTTGCAATTCGCGTTTTGTTATTGTAGAGCCCTTTAATTGTACCTCGTTACTTTTTATGTATTGTGCTTGTATTTATCACTTTCATGACAGGGATTCTCAACATGGATAAAGGCCTTTGTGCACATTTGGTGGATGATTGGATAAGGATTCTGTTAAGCCCTGGTATGCTTCAGATATTCAAATTTTTACTCGTCTCATCTTTGTTTTCCTCGTTTCATAGTTGATTGATGTGGATTCTTGGCTCAAGTTTGGTTTTCTGTTGATTGCTTTCCATCTTTCCTCACTATGACTGTTTTCTTTTGAAATGGTTTCTGCTTGATAACTAGTTAGctatatttcttttcttttttcatcAAATTGTTTGGTTCTATCTGATTTCTCTATAGATGCCAATTCCTTAAAGTCTGTGATTGGTTACCTGCCCGATTTGTCTTAACAGCTAGTGAAATTCAATGTGTAAAAATTAAGTGGAATGATACTTGTGAAGTGGCCTGTTTTATGTTGGGACTTAGTAAAAACTAAACCATTATTTATCTTTGAGCCTCCAACATTTAAGTATGGCCTTTCCTCTTAAGGAGTTTGGACGGCGCTTGGATGAATATTAAATTCTCAAATACAGTGCAACTGCTTAGTTTTTGACAACTTCCACGGTTTCTATGAAGCTAAAACTTGAAGTTGTGATAATGAAAAATGTAAATGGAGCCGTTTAGGCGTACATGCAAGTTCTCCGTCATCATTTATCAACATTTTAAACCATTCAACCTCATCTCTGCCAAATCACATGTAAGCACACTTCTAACACTTAGTTCTGAAGTTAGTTAGATTTAACCTAACTGATGCCGTAAATGATGTTACAAAGAAGAACCTTGCGAATATTTATTGCAACCAATACAATTTAGCATGAGTAGGTTGAGTCCAGTGGTGCATAGCTAATTAAGCTTTTGCAAACAGTTCAGCCCTATTTTAGGGGAAAGGACCCCAGCTAGATATTCAAACGTGTAAAAAGTAGATTTGATTGGTCTTCCATTTGTTCGAAATCGTTACCTTAATCTGGGATTATGTTTTGGAGAGGTTTTGATGCAGCCTGCCTCTCATATGCCTGTAAATTTTATGCTGTTGACTCTTGGGATTATCTACTTAACCCCATCGCTTTTTGGCAGTTCctttgaaaaagaaaaggaagatGACGATGAAAAAGAATAGAAGGATTCATGCAAATAAAAATCTGGCAACATTCCCATGTGAACATTAACTGTAGTTCAACATCTTCGGTATGACTCAAAGACCAACCTTCTTGAACTTAACTCCGGCCCACTGCTGATCTGTGAATGTTAATCAGGATAGGGTGTAGTCTTGGAAAAACCCTTATTTAATTGCCTGCAACTAAGAAAAAAGGTAAAGTTGAGTTGCCTGTTGAATCTTTGCTGTAATTCGATAAAGATCAATTGTTTATACAAATTGGTGTTGATTTTGAGGTAATGCTGTTGGATTAGCAATCTTTAAACAATTATGCAGTTTTAAacttataaatcttgatatatCATGAATAAGCATACTGGGTATCTTTGATTTAGGCCAACCCTTGTATTTTGGTAGGCCAAACCATCTGTCTGCTGCTGCAAATGAGCTGAGAAATTAGAGCcaagatatttttgaaaatacacTTAGAAGAACCGAAGATATTTTGGTGCAGGGCTTCTAACTTTGTTAGTTGTTTGAATGGTGGGGAGTGGGGACCCAACTGAAGGAAAAGGTTGCAGTTTACTCCTAAACTCATTAACTCCACTGTATGGTGGAGTGAATGGTTAGGTTCGTCTGCAACAAGTGTGAAAGCATCAGGATGGATTAAACCGAGATCGAGGTGGTGTGGTTTTCTCCAAAATATACACGAATTCGTTTCTTAGGAGGACTCAATTCTTAGGTTCGTCCCTAATTTGAATCTAACTGCGCGTTTTCACTTAAGAATATGTTATGGAACATAAATTATAGCTGGGAGAATGAGTGGTTACTTGACTTTGACGTACTGACCTTTTCCTAACCATTTTCTCCTTGAGGTTTGGTATCCTTCAATTTCTGTCTTGTTCTgcttttatattattttgtttaatttcaTTTCACGTCACTTTTACCTCCCTTAAATTTGGTAATCACGAAGAACCCTTAGAGGGAGTGTCATAACAAAGAGCATAGACTTGGAAATTTTAGATGTACTTTTTCTCATATAATTTATTGCTAAAAATCATTGAACGAGGTTTCGAAACAGTTTAGATATCAAATAATAGGGATCCAGAGGAATTTGGTCTCAAACAACATGGACAAAAGAAATTACTCAATTCTGGAGACCGAATTTGGCTCTTTGCTGTTAATTTTTAACGATGATTTAATGTTGAAGACCAAATACTTTTTCAATTCATCGGTCAATACAGGGATGTATCAATACATAATCTTGTCTATTTTTTGAATTCCACAATTAAAACACATTAAGTCGTGTTACTTTATTACAATTGTGCGTGGGTAGACCCATATTTTGTTGATAAATTATTAAAGaactatttattaatttattcagcCCATTTGTTAGGTCACCAGGAAAAAGGACCTTACCACCATAAACCTACTAAAAGAGCTTAATCATCCATAATTGTCAAACTGAGGTTTAGTGTATTCTCTACTTTGTAAAATCAGACATGATCATACTATATTTGGAGTAACATCATATTTGACCTACGTCTTAATCATTTTAATTTCTCTACACAGGTTTGTTCAACGAAAGATTTAGCATAAGACATATCTACACAAAATATTAAGGTTGTTTTTGGATTTAATAATTCAGTATGAGCTATGACTTTTGACAAGTGGTTTCAAATTATTCCATCAAAGGACTTCTAAGATTCCTTATTTCCAAATCTTGCCATCTAAACACATCATcaaaatgatattttaattgTCAGGTTGATGATTAGTTAAAACAAGGTTAAATATTGCACGTTGGTGTTTAATATCCTAAAATACATCATATTAGATCAATGCTTTCATGATCTCCAGGTtttcttttagttttatttCACTGACCTTTTTAATAAATTGAAagcaatcacttgaatactagcTAGGGGTGTCAATTCGGATGGGTCGGGttgacaaaaataattttaaaaaattcggcaacccgaacccgaaccaaCCCGAAAATgcccaacccgaacccgaacccggcTAACCCACCTAACCCGATCAACCCGAACCAAcccgattttattttattttattttttaacaaaataattaaataaaaattcaaaacacataataataatattaatatttaatttaatcacataataacaaaatctaagcttatatataatttaaatttaaacttttagttgtagaaaatttaaagtatacttattacaaaaaataaaaaattatttttaaaaataaaaattgtacaaaataaacattaaatgacaaaaatctattatattaatatacaataatttttttgtcaaaCATACGTGTAAAAATATAGTAAATCtatcttaattttatataaaaattataataattaaaagtttcgGGTCATTTCGGGTCAACCCGGGTTGACCCGaacccgattaattttttcGGGTTAGCTTTCGGGTCAACCCGATTCGACCCAAACCCAAAACCCCCAACCCTAACCTGATATTTTTCTGGTCAACTCTTGTCGGGTTGGCGGGTTGGGTTGAGTTTTGACACCCGtaaattattagctttaatttGTCATAATTTTGCGTATAAATAACCTTTTCACGAGCGAAGAACACAGACGcttatatatgaaaataatttgaGACACATTCAGGGTGGCAAGTTCGATTCATAATTATACAAATTTCACTTTTTCAGTACAGTAAGTTGCCACTCATCATAATTCAGTCAATATAACTAACATTTAGGCTTGCCCTTAAAATTTGGCAGGCCAAACTCTTTGTCTGGTGAACCCCAAATGCATGGAAAGAGACTGCTAATCAAGATATTTTTAGCAACATGGTTGAGGGGTAGTTGTAAGGGAAAATGTTATAAGATTTATAGGGCAGTTTCCCTGCCTAAAACATCGTACAAAGTCGATACGTTCTTGCATGAGTTTTACGTGAACAATATGGAGAAGGGCAAGAACCCCATGCTTGGTGAACATGATCAAATTGATCGAAGCAAAATCAAGATTTTACTATGCGATATCAATGCAGAAAGTTGTCAAGAAGTGCTTGCTCTGCTTTGCAAATGCTCTTATCAAGGTAATGATAGTTCAACTCTTTTACTTGGCATTAAGTTTGTGTTTAAGTGACTGAACTAGTAGTGCAAGTGGCATCCCCCTTCTCCTTCAATTTTCACATACATCTTTGTATTTCCATGTATTGTATGATAATTAGCTCGCTCCACCACCTGGATTATCATAGGTAGATATAACTGATAGAATCtggacattttttttttcagtggcTGCAGTATGGTCGGCCATAGACGTATTCGATACGTTGAATTCTCAAGGACCTCGTGCTGACATTATTCTTGCCGCAGTTGATCTCTTAATGGCAAATGATGCAAACATACTGAGATACATAATGCGCAAAAAAGATTTGCAGCATATTCCTGTCGTTAGTAAGATTAATGTTGTTTGTATGACAAGAAAAAACCAGTTCAGATTTAGATAACTGTTTTGAAGTAGAGTATGCAAATTACTAACAATATTTTCTCTTCGCTTGATCATTAGTTTTAACCACAAGAGACCAGGTATCTGTCACTGTGAAGGGCTTAAGACTTGGAGCCGCAGATTATCTTGTCAAACCTTTACTTGAAGATGAGCTATCCAATTTGTGGATGCACTCGCTTAAGTTTCATGGTTTGCATTTCTCCTGAATGTAACATAAAATATTCCAGTAATTGATATGCACTCAGTTCCTGAGTGACACAAAAATTTCACACATTTTTGGGTGCAGAACAAAATTATAATTTGGTGCATTCTTCCATAATTACATGCTTCTGATATCTTTATCTTTACAGGAAGGCAGTCGCGGTAAGGGCTCTTCGTGTGAGCTCTTGAAGTGGTTTAGTTTTTCAGGCCATGAGTTTACAATTTATTCTTGCATTTGTCGCTTGGCGCGATTAATAAAACACAAGTCATGGAAAGCATGGAGATGGAAATGAGATTCTGGTTTCGGTTTCTTATAGTAATTACGAGTTAGTTTATCGCATGGAAATACATATATAGGCAAGGATTGCTCGTTATTATGAAATAATTGTTGTTGCAGTCAAGTGTTTGGTGGACACAAACCGAATGTGTctttacataatttttttccaaaatgaTCAAAATGAAGGAATGAAATAAATTAAGTGCTAACATAAATGATGCTGTATTATGTCATTTCATATTTTTTCCGATATTATTTCTCATGGCGTTTCATTTCTCTGATTTATTGTTTGGCATCGTGTGTTCCATTAGATAATAATGAGTTGTAGTGATAtaactcaaattttttatattatatagcaGTTTAAACATCATATATTGATTGTTATCTTAGCAAGGATATTAATTGCACCCCAACATaaacaaattaatttaaatttaatttccttTGTTCCTTCTAAATTTATAACCAAACCTGTATAGTTAACAATAATTGTTCTCAAAGTTCTGTTAAAAGTTTATGTTCAAAATTTTAGGACTTGGTTTTTTTGGGAGGTTTTGGCCTAGTCCCCCTCTCCCTTTAGGTTTTATTTGTCTCGctcttttatgtttttatatactggtaggggtctgcctaacccccTGCTTCCGGTGGTGATttccccccaaaaaaaaaaaaaaaaaaaaaagcataaaGCTCATATGAAATGATCTGATGGtttaattttgtgagatgaaTTTTTTAGTTGATTCGACTTATGAAAAAATTACTTTAATGTTAAAAACATAATGTTTTATCGTGGTTGTATGTTGGATTAACCCGTTTTACAAATATGATCTATGAGATCATATCACAAAATATCAACTCAAAaagaaaattattattattattattattattacactCAGAAAGAAAATTATTGATGTTATTGCGGATACCAAAAGTTTATGCCTAGATATTTTCTGAAAAGAGATTATATTTACACACTATTATTTTATCAGTTCACTTTATCTCTACTTTTTATTGTGTAAGTTGATAATATTAACTTTTATTTTCTAGATAATTTTACCAAAAACTACGAATTTCCAAAAactactaaaaaaaaaacattaaatttgttaatatccaaaaatatataataaaaagaaaTTACAACGATTGTAAACTAAATCGAttgcaatttttatttcatattaaGATATgcattatttctattttttcaAATCAAAAGATGCTTCATTCATGTTTTAATTATcacatattttattaattttttttataatatataaaatataatttctttCTGAGTAATCATAATAAAAAGAACACAAAAACTCTTCTGGGATCATATATAGGGGGTTGAGTTGACAAATTTTCAACCAGCCTACATGGCGGGCGGGACGTCAAGTGGTGGGTTGCGAGCCAACTCGTCTCAACCCGtcaaataaaactaaaaattgGTAAGTCGATCGGTCTCACACAACTAAATGGATGAGTTGAGTTGATAATTTCCAAATTCACCCAAATGGTGGTCCCCCCCTCCCCGTAAATCGATGGATTTTGGTGGGTTGGCCCACCCCGTCTCCTCGTTTTGATAGCTCTAGAACTGTCAGACGGACCAATCCATGGCGTGACGGAACCCGTCATTTGGCTAATAGGGTGGGCTGGCCCAAGTCCAATCCAACCgaacccaacccaaggtgggttgcaAGTTATGCGAGCCGGACCGCGTATCgactccaaaaaaaaaaagtatataaagaaaaataaaaaatcgttataattaattaaaaattttaattcataataaataaaatttataattattactTTCACTCGTATACATATcattcaaaataattaatacaaaaaatttcacaactttttattaaaataatacatatatcatcataaaatcaataatgtaaacaaaaattatttttcttccaGACCGGCTTACCAACCCAAGCCCGCCCGGGGTTGATCAGCATAGGCCCGTcttttgtaagagtgggtgcccagtgagccaactgtgtggctatgggctttgttgactctttgtataaacaatcttttgtttaatattatttacacttttatggcaatgactttatattacttcatattgttatattgtgatatactattgttgttttgataaagaccttgaatatactatagtgtatgtaagatgtggtagaacatggagatgtctatcatgaaatacatcttatagtcactgtatattctaaaaccgttcctagtcgattgagccgtccgataataaggataaggatcgctcgagtttgagactagcatttgcgatgcggagtaccacgtttcattggtagggaacatggagatgttcgaagcatgcaaatggatattcataggatgaatagtcgaactaccctatccggactttccaagtggttatcacttatcgagtggataaagtccgcggttttggttgtacaccattagtccttacgacttgaaacatcatggagactctatatgctagtactgtgctttgactcgtttaccgactctgagggggtcatcaggtgtcgagattgggtacagttacgacacatataggagtcaatgcattgttgtcaaggattcaccacatacttgcgagtgtggatatcctatgcgatctgaggagatattagtgtgacaaatctctggccagagtacttgatgtgatttaagaaatggtttcttagtagcacatgcgatgtcactaatttgatcttcaagatgtattgcatagttatcgaatcttgagcgactctcgatataccaatggttgttgattcgatcgggatatatggatgaagggaccgtactgtacgttaaccaaaatctactggttcttgtaggcactatcagtgatacctagggaatcatggggcgatgttgctaggcgctttaccatgattcgttgggcaagtcggaaagtgttgttccgagtcacaaggagttgtgagcccacggctagctgtatccctgaaccattgagggtcacacagtgtaatggagttttaatccccgttgagatagttaaatttaaagagttaaatttaatgaactaaggagttggacttcttaaataagagtaagggagtaggatttcctaaaatgacatagggatggacatttttggaaaccactgaattcggattcaggaaaatttattttgactttaaaacgtgcagaaatggtttctgtgcacattggtgaaatcgtttcatcaatcggagtcacgatgaattttatattaatttctgaacgagcgggctttgcttgtcgggccccagcttatgactaatgggccctaaggtgttagtggcctgcattataaataagttatttcagtacagaaattacacacaacagctcataatttttgagacaggattttcgaaaccctagcccctctcaaaaacgttttcggccgcccccttgctctgtcatagagaaattccggtctgtgattttgaatcgcagtaaggaataacgaatcagattcgtttattctcttcgcagaaaacttctgatagattttctagtgcaatctatcagagggattaaacctctgttcgtggacctgattgaaggcgttcatcggttccagggagagacaacaagagcagaattgttctgttggtgtccattaatctcgttgcgagatttgaggtaaaatttatttaattgttatttaaattttacacacacacgtaattcaatcgatgaacggttgatacccataccatggaaacgttccatgaaaaatttttaaacttccgctgcaccgggtatcaatcgtaattggtctgggaactcgccagttttccaacagtggtatcagagccaggttgctcagatcaatcgattgaattaatcaattgtacaaaatttttgagtctcggtttttgaaacaaaataaatatttttaataaaaaaaaatttttttttccgggggcgaaacccgggcagcgattggatcgctgcccggagggggcagcgatggtcgctgcccccaggggcggcgca
Proteins encoded:
- the LOC140879754 gene encoding pentatricopeptide repeat-containing protein At1g09190-like, encoding MLAEQSASASRWTNSRYLQAHLLFLLQNCCKTVRQLSQVHAHIVINGFTQKNFILVKLLSLCVAFNKLPHAVQVFDRLRNPSTAIWNQIIKGHALSGDSRKSVQLLNRMGGSLVLPDGYTYNYAINGCAKGGLLGEGEQVHGMVLKSGFCSNVFVRSSLVDFYVKNGGGREGVRKARHLFDEMGEINVVTWNSFLLGCIRSGDIQGAKRVFEVMPWRNVVSWTTMIAGCTQNGRCKEALLLFIEMRRLNIEFDQVTLVTVLSACAELGDLNLGRWIHSLVVEFVSHRKQPVLVSLNNALIHMYASCSDIEEAFRVFSGMEHRTIVSWTSMITGFAQQGYGDEALSVFKWMENMQDNDVRPDEITFLGVLCACSHSGYVDVGRQYFKTMTETWKIEPSIRHFGCMVDLLSRAGLLEEAYELVKSMPMKPNDAVWGALLGGCRIYKNVKLASDISDWLTKELDPDRASGYLVLLSNVFAADERWQDVVRVRQKMLNIKTRKPAGRSWIQIEGSIYEFLVGDKSSEHACLIYEVLDDITKVARLQGYHTYFADAVPCHE